Proteins encoded within one genomic window of Edaphobacter lichenicola:
- a CDS encoding zinc ribbon domain-containing protein: MHEYCHRCGGELSASVGDSPFCPHCGSPQIYLQDYEEQSNGAEGDTTGATPPPRPQQVEWKTAIRCALLVAIVAAVLSVLSARVQLVSPLTWLWTISGSMITLALYQKRKPLAWMDAGIGARIGVVVGLALVSCLAVAMAGAGLVARFGLHNMAGFDAELTQALHAQVEKAAATTPEPPDVVRFLYSPEVRAGIMLAGFAMVSGVLLVLSTVGGALGGFMRMRRKVSA, translated from the coding sequence ATGCATGAGTACTGTCACCGTTGCGGAGGCGAGCTTTCTGCCAGTGTTGGCGATTCGCCGTTCTGTCCCCATTGCGGGTCGCCGCAGATCTATTTGCAGGACTATGAAGAGCAGAGCAACGGCGCGGAGGGCGATACGACGGGTGCGACGCCGCCGCCGAGGCCGCAACAGGTGGAGTGGAAGACGGCGATTCGGTGTGCTCTGCTGGTGGCGATTGTGGCGGCGGTGCTGAGTGTGTTGTCGGCGCGGGTGCAGTTGGTGTCGCCGCTGACGTGGCTTTGGACGATCAGTGGATCGATGATTACGCTGGCGCTGTATCAGAAGAGGAAGCCGCTGGCGTGGATGGATGCCGGCATCGGGGCCAGGATTGGCGTGGTGGTGGGGCTGGCTCTGGTCTCGTGTCTTGCGGTCGCGATGGCGGGTGCGGGGTTGGTGGCGAGGTTTGGGCTGCATAACATGGCGGGGTTCGATGCGGAGTTGACGCAGGCGCTACATGCCCAGGTTGAGAAGGCTGCTGCAACGACGCCGGAGCCGCCGGATGTGGTGCGGTTTTTGTACTCGCCTGAGGTGAGGGCCGGGATTATGCTGGCGGGGTTCGCGATGGTGTCGGGGGTGTTGCTGGTGCTGTCGACGGTGGGTGGTGCGCTGGGCGGATTTATGCGGATGCGGCGGAAGGTTTCTGCGTAG